The genome window ACAGATAGAAAGCGGTGTGATCGTCACAATTTTTCCGGACGGCGGCACGCGATATAGCAGCGAACATTTTTGGAATGCAACCGAATGAAAAGGAAAATCATATGATACGAATATCAAAAAAGATTATCGCTGAGATTGAATACCATGCAGAACAAACGTACCCGGAAGAATGCTGCGGAATGATGCTGGGATTCAGCAAGAACAGTATTCATTTTATAGAAGAGGTCATCAAGATTGATAACAGTCAAGATGAAAACCGCCGCCGCCGATTTTTTATCACGCCGGAGCAATACCGGCAAACAGAACAACTTGCCAGGGCGTTGAAAATGGAACTGCTGGGATTTTATCATTCTCATCCAGATCATCCTGCCGCTCCCTCGGTATTCGATACAGATCATGCTCTGCCATGGTTTACGTACATCATTATCTCAGTGGGACAGGGTAAAGCTGCGGCGATGACCGCCTGGCTGTTAAATGAAAAACGCACTCAGTTCAATGAACGGATGATCATTGTAGATTCATCACCGATATCATCTGCTGCGCGGCAGTTTGCACACGCTTCGCATGAACTATGATACAAAACATATTTATTGCATAAAGGAAACATTATGTCAATCAAAATATTTATTCCGACTCCTCTCCGACCTTATACCGAGAAACAGGACACGGTTGAAGTGGAAGGGAGCACGGTAGAGGAAGCTCTGAAAAATCTCACATTAAAATACAGATCGCTACAGCAGCATCTCTATTCAGAACAGGGCACGCTGCGCAGTTATGTGAATATCTATGTCAACGACAACGATATCCGGTACTTATCAAAAGAGAAAACGAATGTGAATGAAACAGATTCCATAAGTATCATTCCATCTATTGCAGGAGGAGTCGAAGTCTGTGAAGTAGAAACAGAAGAAGAAGTTCAACTGTCGAAAGAAGAAATCCTGCGCTACAGCCGGCATCTCATCATACCTGAGGTAGGGATGCAAGGGCAGAAGAAATTAAAAGCTGCCAGTGTCCTTCTCATCGGTGCAGGCGGACTCGGTTCGCCGCTTGCACTCTATCTTGCTGCAGCAGGCGTTGGGAAAATCGGTATAGTGGATTATGATGTTGTCGATGAAACGAATTTACAGCGTCAGATCATGCATACTACGAGCGATGTCGGAAGACCCAAGCTTGAATCTGCAAAGGAATCGATAACAGAGATAAATCCCAACGTTATCGTCGAAATATATCCAGTGCGTCTATCATCTGACAATGCCCTCGAACTATTGAAGAACTATGATGTTATTGTGGACGGCACAGACAATTTTCCAACGCGGTATCTGGTCAATGACGCATGCGTGCTGCTCGGCAAACCGAATGTGTATGGATCTATTTTCCGGTTCGATGGACAGGTGACTGTCTTTGATTCGAAGCGAGGTCCATGTTATCGATGCTTGTATCCGACACCGCCACCGCCCGGACTCGTTCCGAGCTGTGCAGAAGGAGGAGTGCTGGGAGTTTTACCTGGAATTATCGGCACACTTCAGGCATTGGAGACAATCAAGTTGATACTTGGAGAAGGCGAACCATTAATCGGACGCCTCGTATTGTTCGACGCTCTCAAATTCAAGTTTCGTGAATTTTCTCTTAAAAAGAATTCGGAATGCCCAGTGTGCGGTACTGTTCCGACGATCCATCATTTGATAGACTATGAACAATTTTGCGGAATAGAATCGTCCGTTAAGCCGAAATTTAATTTTGGTATGCCGGAAATTTCTGTAGAAGAATTAAAAGGCCGGATCGACCGCGGTGATGATCTCTATATTCTGGATGTGCGAGAACCGAATGAGTACGAAATTGCCAACCTTGGCGGACATCTGATTCCACTCTCGGAACTACCTGACCGTGTATCCGAACTCGATCCGTATAAAGAGATCGTTGTCCATTGCAAATCCGGTGGACGGAGTGCAAGAGCCGTGAGGTTTCTTCAAAATGCAGGATTTAAGAAAGTCAAGAACCTTGCCGGCGGAATTGATGCATGGGCTCAACGAATCGATCCCCGGATACATCGTTATTAAGATAGTTATAGAGTGGCTTAAGAATCTTGTTGATTTAAAAACTGCTGAATCATGACCAACTCATTTTACTTCAACCGACCTTTAATATCCGCGGTCTTAAACGGACCGAGTTCTGCAATCAAAGCACGTGCGGCTTCTACCTGGTTCCATACATTCCAGAGTAAGACACCTCGTACTTGACCATTCTTGAGATAGTAAACCACGCCTTCTGTATACGGTTTCTTCCAGTCGGAGTATGTTTCTAAGCTTGAATCTAAGTCACCGACTGCCTCGTACCCTAGCTCAAACATATCGGAGTAAAAGAACGGCAGGTGGTGGTAAGGCTCTGCCATTCCTGCCATATTTCTGCCCGCTAAACGTCCCATAGTATTTGCGTTATCTTCGTGTTCAACTCTGATATGTTTCTTGAGTGAAGGATTATAAAAAAAGGTAACATCACCGGCTGCAGAGATGTCCTTTTGATTGGTTTGTAGAAATTCATCCACGAGGATTCCATCTCTCGTCTCAATTTTAGCAACTTGGGCAAGTTCGATGTTTGGGAGAGAACCGATTCCTGCAACAATACCTTCTACCTTGATATCTTGATGATTAGTTTTCACTGTTAATTCATTATTATTCTTTTGCAGACCGAGTATTTTCTCACCGGAGAACACCTCAATGCCTTTCTGTTTATAAAATTGATTGAGAAATTGGGAGAGATCATGGGGGAATATACGCTCTCCGATACCTTCTCCGGGAAAAATCATTGTTACGTGTTTCCCATTCATCGAGAGAGCCGCCGCGATTTCTGAACCGATGAATCCGCCTCCGATCACAGCGAATCGTTTTCCAGTTTCAGCGAGTGCTCGAAGATTTCGATAGTCCGTTAATGTACGAAAGTACAGTATCGATTCATCATCGAATTCAAGCCGTCTCGGCCGGACGCCTGTTGCAAGCAAGAGTTTCTCATATGAAAATACTTCTCCATTTGCGCAGATAACCCGCTTCTGCCCGGGATCGATTTCGTTGACAACCTGGCCGAGATGAAATTCTACAGTTTTCTTTCCGGTATCTCTCCAGATAGTATCAAGTGAGTCGCCTTTCCAGAGCGCCTTCGAGAGAGGAGGGCGTTTGTATGGAGGATCGGTTTCAGCACTAATCAAACCGATGCTGCCGGACGGGTCTGCCTCGCGTATTCCATCCACTGCAGCAGCTGCAGTCATACCGCCGCCAATAATCAAGTATTTGTATTTCATGATGAGTGCCTCGTGCGGGTCATTTTTGGAATCTGTTCCAGCGCTGCGACCTTGGTCAGCCGGCGTTGATGGTTTTTATTTTTGATGAACCTGGCACCCAGGAATGCCCGTGTCAAATCCCATGCGAGCGAATAATTAATGACTTGTGCTCCGAAACAGATCACATTCATGTCGTCGTCTTCAACGCCCTGGTGCGCAGAAAAGTAATCGGAGATTAATGCCGCCCGTACGCCTTTCACTTTGTTTGCTGCGATACACGCACCGACTCCGTTTCCACAAATCGCAATACCGCGCTGAACCCTGCCGCCAGCAACAGCTCGTGCAAGCGGCACAACGAAATCCGGATAGTCATCTTTCGGAGAGAGAGTAGACGGACCAAAATTCACAATCGTGTGCCTTAGTTTTGCCAGCGATTTCTTCATCTGTTTCTTCAACGCAAATCCAGCGTGGTCCGAAGCAATTCCCATGCGCATGACGTAACCTCCTATAGTGGGTTCAACAAATCGAGAACCCGTTGGTACTTCGTCATATTCGTAATCTACTCCGCGATGCAATATACAGAAACTCGCCTATATATAACAAATATTGGCGGCTTCGAGTTCGCTAAGAATTGTTTCTTGTTTGAACTGGAGAATATGCCCTGATGTGGGCAAGTAAACTCATTCGTCCGCCCCGTATTTGGGCATGATGCCCGCCAAAATAACGGCGGGCAAACATTGAACTTCCCTACAAACATCAGTTTTCTTGCATCAACGTTTTCTCTCTTTATCGTCCGAGTTGCGCTTCGGTGCAGGTGATGGAGCAGGCTCTGTCCTAGGACTTGATGAACGTTCGGCTGCACGCTGACGCACCTCGCTATCGCGGACTATTTCTTGTTTCGCCGGTGTCTCATCGGCTTTCTTCCATGAATTTTGATCACGTTGCTGCCAACCTTGCGGAGTGCTGCGCATAATGTTGCCGTTTGGAGCTGCGTAGACATTATTCTCTCTTGTTGATGGACGAGTCACGATTCTCGGCGGTTCCGGTACTGCGACCGGCCGCGGCTCAGGTTGTAAAACTGGAGGAGTCACTGGTATGGCTGTCGGACGTGTTGCAGGTCGACGCGGTATATCAGACCTTGGAACCGGCTGCGGTTCAGGTTGTGAAACAGGAGGAGTAACCGGCCTGGCTGTCGGACGAGTTTCAGGTTGACGCGGTATCTCAGACCTTGGAACCGGCTGCGGTTCAGGTTGTGAAACAGGAGGAGTAACCGGCCTGGCTGTCGGACGAGTTTCAGGTTGACGCGGCGTTTCAGACCTTGGAACCGGCTGCGGCTCGGCTCGTGGAACTGAAGGTGTAACCGGCTTGGATGTTGGGCGAGATTCCGGTTGACGTAGCGATGTCGGTGTTGTCCTCGTAGCTTCTCTCGGAGATCTTGGTGGTTCAATCGCAACCGGTCGTTTTACGCCGGCTGATCTGTTATCGTACAGAGTTGCAGAGCGAGTCACACCGGAAGTGCGTCTTACATCGTTTGGTGCTCTCACAGCTTGTACACTTGATGCTGCCTGTTGGTGCACGGGATGATATCCTTCTCGATAAACCGGTTTGGCAACAGGATGATAGATAGGGCGATATTCCGTTGGCCCCCACCATCCTGTTTGCACATCGTTTGCGCGACGTGCAAACCATCCGCGTGACTGTCCCCAGCCGCCTCCGAATGACCAGCCTGTCCAAGGATCATAGTGAACGTTGAATCCCCACGTCCATGGCCGTGCATAATATCTTTGCTTGTACCATGGATGGTAATTGTATCCTGTCCCGTACACTACCGTTCTGCCATAGACATAACAACCTGTGTAACCTGCGGTGTATCCAACATAAACAACATCAGGAGTATAATTGTACACACGAACATAACGGACATTATACACCGGGTAGCGGGATGGAATTGTATAGATAACTTCAGGAACATCGATGCAAACTTCCCATGGACCAAATGGAGACGCTCCATCAAACCATATTCCTCTATCGCAGTTGTAGTATCTACCGTTCACGCGAATCACCGCAGTCGATGTATTCACTGCATACTCCATCCCGGTGTTCTCGATCGGATCGAATTGCGGATCGCCGTCATATTCGACCTGAGTTGTCGCTTCCGAGCGATCCACCTCTGCCATTTGCGGGATCTGTGCATCAAAGATAGCTTCTTTTGCCGGTATTGTTCCTGCAACGCTTGCGAGCACATCGTCGCACTCTGAGCCGGGAGGAATTTTTTTAAAATCCTCCGGCAGTTTGTCTGATGCAATGAACACCCACGGGCCCGTTATGGACTTTGCAGTGTACCACCTTCCCGAGATGAGGATGAAACGCTTCTGCGTTTTGATTTCAAGAAACAACCGGCTTGGAGTATTACTTGCGTAAAGAAGTTCGGTTCCCTCGATAGGTACAAGCTGCATGGGTCCGTCCGTAGCTATCAATTCTGTCGGCTCTGTGCTTACGACAATCTCAGGTACTTTTCCAGTCTTCGATACAATGTCATTTGCCGTCGAATCTTCATACGATTCATCGTCGGATTTCATTTGGTCGGAAAGATACGCAACGAAATTTGGGGGAGTTGCAATTTGACGCCATGGACCTTTTATTTGCTTAGCGCTGAACCATATGTCGCCTCCGCGAAGAAAAAAGTTGCCCGTAGAAGGATCTTGAACTAAAAAATAAGGAGTATTGACAACGCGCTTCAACGAAGTTCCTTCAACGCCTGTGAGAATAGGATTACCGTCAATTCGAACGAGTACGGCGGGATGATTCATTACAATGATTTTGGGTGGAGTCACCTCGAGTTCGCGGGCGTTTTCCCTTTCCTTCTGTGCTGTCTCAATGCTTTCGAGAAGCAGATCGAGCGAGAATGTGAGATCAGAACGCGGTATCACTTCTTCCAATGCTTCAGCAATTGCTGCCGTATCTCCCTCAGTTCCCGCCGGGAATCTAATCCTTCGCACTTCCATTTCTTCGAGCTTCACGGTTCGTGTCGGACGATCGGTCAGGACTCTACACGTCACCCAGATTGCTCCAAACACAGGTTCATCCTTACCGGTAGGGATAATGGAAACCGCCGCACGGGCTTTCAAGGAATCTCCGGAGTACCATTCAATCTGCGGTTGATACATAGTGATCGTGCCCTCCGAACTCAGGACTTCACGAGGCCAATCGTCAGCATACAACGAGATTGGACAGCACATCATAAACACAATCAGTAAGTGTTTCATATTCTTTCTCCTTTGGTATTTTCTATAATAGATAACCGCCGCGAAAAATTTTACTACATCATTGTAATCAATCTTCGAGACACTCTCACTTTACACATGAAACGTATTGGAAAGCAAAAGGGTGCCAAAATTTACAATTTAAATTAATTCCTTTTTTTTATCCTTTTCAATCATTATCGGATATATGACAATAGCCATGCCATAATTATTTCAGCCAAAACACATTAAATCTTGATATTACTGTTCACAAGAATAATCACAGTGAACTATATAAAGCACAATGTGAATCCTTGTTAGTTGTATTACCTGCGGGTTTATTTTGTGCTGGCTTGCAGCAGGCCAATAAGTATTTCTGATACAAAGCAATAAAAAATTATAGGTTTTATTAAACCATAATTGGAAAAGTTGAAATATTTTCTCATAATAAATATACTATGATAAACGAAAATACAAACAAAGTTGCCGTCGTTACAGGGGGGAGCCGGGGAATCGGATTAGAGATAGCAAAAGGCCTTGCACGTGACGGTTTTTCAATTGCCATAATTGCACGTTCTCAGGAAACCCTGGATGATGCATTAAAACAAGTCCAAATCCAATCTACATCCTCTAGTACAAAACATACGACCTACGCATTAGATGTCTCCGATTTTCAGGAAGTGCATAAGACAGTTGACAAGATACAAAAACACTACGGCCGGATAGAGTTGCTCGTCAATTGTGCGGGAATGTACATAGCCGGAACAATGAATGTTACAGTTCAAGAATTTGAGCAAGGACTTCGTGTCAACCTCCTTGGACCGTTCGCATTTATGCAGGCAGTACTACCCATTATGAAATCTCAGAAAACAGGATACATCGTAAACATTGCATCTCGCGGCGGTAAAATCGGCTTTGCCGGCGATGGAGCGTACGGTGCTGGAAAATTTGGTCTTGTCGGTCTTTCCGAATCGTTATACAGGGAATTGGCAGATGATAATATCAAGCTCACAACATTATGCCCGTCATGGACGAACACCGATATGGCTCAAGAAGCGAAAACTCCATTTTCCGATTCTGAAATGATTCAACCTTCCGATATACTAGAGACTATCCGATGGCTCTTACGTCTCGTCCCTTCAACGTGCATCCGGGAAGTTATTATTGAATGCAAAAAAGCTATTCACTAGAAAAAGCTCGTATCGAGAAAAGGTATACGTTCTATGAAATATTATAAAATCGCTCCTATTTTCTTTGGCCTTTTTATACTGCTGTTTTCTTCGTGCAATAAAGAAAGCCCAGCTGGGCCGGTAATACCGGAGTCCAAAGCAACCTTTATTGATAAAGGTAGAGAGTATACAAATCTTTTTTACAATAATAATTTAGATGTCTTGAGAAGTCATTTCTCTGAAACGATGAAAAATCAGATAAGTTTGGCTGCATTAGAAACGTTATATGCCCAGGTGAGCGATCAAATGGGATCGGAGAAGAGCCTGTCTTATGAAACGATAGATTCAGTTATTTCAAAATGGACAATGTATAATCGGATCGCGACGTTCAATAAAATTTCAGATTCGATCTATATTCAATGGGCGTTGGACGATTCGTTTGTCATTGGTGGTCTCCATATAGGGCTATTGCGATACCCGGGTCCAAATGCAAACTATGCTACCAAGGCAACTCTTTCTTTACCATTTGAAGGTGAGTGGACTGTGTTTTGGGGCGGTCGTACTGCTTACCAAAACTACCACACGATTTCTGCCAATCAATACTTTGCGTACGATTTTTTAATGATTCAAAACAGAATTTCCTTTTCCGGGAACGGACAATTGAACGAACAATATTTCTGTTTTGACAAATCAGTTCTGGCACCTGCCGCAGGCCGTATCATAGCGGTGGAAAACAATATTAATGATAATGTGCCTGGAACGATGAATTCAAGTCAGCCCTTTGGCAATTATATTATTATCGATCATGGCGGAAATGAATTTTCCGTGTTCGCTCATTTCAAAAAAGGCACTGTCATTGTGAATCCCGGAGACTCAGTTGTATCAGGTCAGATACTTGGTAAAAGCGGTAATAGTGGTAATTCAAGCGAGCCGCATATTCATTACCAGCTTCAGGATTCACGTACTCTGAACCAGGGGTTGGGTCTGCCCGCGCAATTTCAGAATTATCGTGCTAACGGACAAATCATTGCACGAGGCGAACCTGTTCAAGGACAGAAAATCAGTCGTAATGTTCCTTAAGAAAAAAGCACTCTACAATGATGTCTGTTGTGTTTTTTAGTCTCAATCTATTGTAAAAGGAGTTAACCATAATTGTTATTATGCATTGAAGAAGAGGAAAAAGAATGCGTTACTTTCTTTCAGTTATTCTATCGCTCGGTTTAGTAGTTAGCGGAACATACGCTGACAAGCAAAAATCCCATGAAAAGAAAAACGCCGTTGAGTATGTAAATACGTTTATCGGAACGGCCGATGCAAACGTAAAGTTAAAGAATCTCGCTTATAATTTTGGCGGCGGTAATACATATCCCGGAGCAGTAACTCCTTGGGGAATGACAGCCATCAGTCCACGCAATACGATTGAATCACCCAACGAAGGAGATTTTGCAGGGAGTCCCAGTGGATATATCTCGGGTAAAGAATTTATCTATGGTTTCAGCCAGATCCATTTGAGCGGTGTTGGCTGCAACGAATGGGGAAACATTCTCGTGATGCCGACAGTCGGTCCGATGTCTGCCGATATCAATGTGAATAGATCAAAGTACGAGAAAGAAGAGGCGAGTCCCGGATATTACAAAGTTCTTCTCAAAGATTTTAATATACTTACAGAAGTGACGGCAACAACACACTCCACAATGAGTAAATATACCTGTTTAAAGCCTACCGAGGAATTCAATGTCGTCTTCGATTTGTTTCACGCGATCCGTGCAGCAAACGACGGATATATAAAGATAGAATCCGATTCGGAAATTGTGGGATGGAACCAAAACGGCGGATTTTGCGGTAATAAAGCTCAAAGGAAAGTCTATTTTGTTGCGCGCTTTGATAAGCCGGCTGTGGTTTGCAATACGATCAAAGACGGAACAATTATCGACCACGCATCGGAACAGTCGGGAGCTCGAATCGGAGGAATTTTGCGATTCTCGATGAAACAAGATGAATCGTTGTGCTTGAAGATCGGAATATCATTTGTCAGCATCGAAAATGCAAAATTGAATTTAATCACCGAGCAGCCTAATTGGGATTTTAATCAAGTGAAACATAATGCTCGAAAATTGTGGGAAAATGTTTTGTCTCGTATTACCGTGGAAGACAGTAATGAAGATGCAAAAGTCATGTTCTATACAGCACTCTATCATGCTCTCATTCATCCCAGTATCTGCAGTGATGTCAATGGCGAATATATTGCGATGGGCAGCAGGAGAGTGAAAAAGATTTCAGGGAAGCAACAACATCAATATAATGTTTACTCATTGTGGGATACTTATCGAAACCTCCATCAATTGTTAACATTGGTTTATCCTGAAGTACAAATCGACATGGTGCGCACGATGGTCGATCAGGCTCATGAAAGCGGATTCCTTCCGAAGTGGGAGCTTTCTGCTGATGAAACGTATGTAATGGTCGGTGATCCTGCGTGTATGGTTATCGCAGATACATATATAAAAGGACTCAAAGATTTCGATGTCCAAGGTGCATACCGCGCGATGCTGAAGTCTTCATTGCAGTTGAAAAATAATAAAGTTCGTCCTGGATTAGATCAATATCTAAAACTCGGTTATATACCTCAAGATAAGATGGGTGAAGGGATCTGGGGGACAGTCGCAACATCACTTGAATACTATGTTGCAGATTTCGCGATTGCGCAGCTCGCCAAATCGCTTGGCAAAATAAAAGAATTTGAGGTGTATGGGAAACGCGCGTTGGGTTATAAAAATTTCTTTGATCCCAAAACAACTTTTCTGCGTGCCAAGAATGAGGATGGAACCTGGTGCGAGCCATTCGATCCGGATACAATAAAAGGCAGTATCCCGGGGGCAAACTTTCCTTGCGGGGGAATCGGATATACGGAGGGGAATGCATGGCAGTACAATTTCTTCGTTCCGCATGATATCAACGGATTGATTGAACTCATGGGCAGAGAACCATTTATTAAAAAACTTCAGGCGTGTTTTGATAAACCTGACCGGTTTGTTCTTTTCAACGAACCTGATATGGCATATCCTTATCTCTTTTCATACGTCAAAGGAAGTGAGTATTTGACGCAAGCCATGGCGAGAAAATGCATCGATTATTATTTTGCAAATAACAGCGGCGGCCTGCCCGGTAATGATGATTGTGGAACAACTTCAGCGTGGTTCATATTTTCGGCATTAGGATTTTATCCTGCAT of Ignavibacteriales bacterium contains these proteins:
- a CDS encoding RpiB/LacA/LacB family sugar-phosphate isomerase, with translation MGIASDHAGFALKKQMKKSLAKLRHTIVNFGPSTLSPKDDYPDFVVPLARAVAGGRVQRGIAICGNGVGACIAANKVKGVRAALISDYFSAHQGVEDDDMNVICFGAQVINYSLAWDLTRAFLGARFIKNKNHQRRLTKVAALEQIPKMTRTRHSS
- a CDS encoding M67 family metallopeptidase, which translates into the protein MIRISKKIIAEIEYHAEQTYPEECCGMMLGFSKNSIHFIEEVIKIDNSQDENRRRRFFITPEQYRQTEQLARALKMELLGFYHSHPDHPAAPSVFDTDHALPWFTYIIISVGQGKAAAMTAWLLNEKRTQFNERMIIVDSSPISSAARQFAHASHEL
- the moeB gene encoding molybdopterin-synthase adenylyltransferase MoeB, which translates into the protein MSIKIFIPTPLRPYTEKQDTVEVEGSTVEEALKNLTLKYRSLQQHLYSEQGTLRSYVNIYVNDNDIRYLSKEKTNVNETDSISIIPSIAGGVEVCEVETEEEVQLSKEEILRYSRHLIIPEVGMQGQKKLKAASVLLIGAGGLGSPLALYLAAAGVGKIGIVDYDVVDETNLQRQIMHTTSDVGRPKLESAKESITEINPNVIVEIYPVRLSSDNALELLKNYDVIVDGTDNFPTRYLVNDACVLLGKPNVYGSIFRFDGQVTVFDSKRGPCYRCLYPTPPPPGLVPSCAEGGVLGVLPGIIGTLQALETIKLILGEGEPLIGRLVLFDALKFKFREFSLKKNSECPVCGTVPTIHHLIDYEQFCGIESSVKPKFNFGMPEISVEELKGRIDRGDDLYILDVREPNEYEIANLGGHLIPLSELPDRVSELDPYKEIVVHCKSGGRSARAVRFLQNAGFKKVKNLAGGIDAWAQRIDPRIHRY
- a CDS encoding peptidoglycan DD-metalloendopeptidase family protein, which encodes MKYYKIAPIFFGLFILLFSSCNKESPAGPVIPESKATFIDKGREYTNLFYNNNLDVLRSHFSETMKNQISLAALETLYAQVSDQMGSEKSLSYETIDSVISKWTMYNRIATFNKISDSIYIQWALDDSFVIGGLHIGLLRYPGPNANYATKATLSLPFEGEWTVFWGGRTAYQNYHTISANQYFAYDFLMIQNRISFSGNGQLNEQYFCFDKSVLAPAAGRIIAVENNINDNVPGTMNSSQPFGNYIIIDHGGNEFSVFAHFKKGTVIVNPGDSVVSGQILGKSGNSGNSSEPHIHYQLQDSRTLNQGLGLPAQFQNYRANGQIIARGEPVQGQKISRNVP
- a CDS encoding SDR family NAD(P)-dependent oxidoreductase, translating into MINENTNKVAVVTGGSRGIGLEIAKGLARDGFSIAIIARSQETLDDALKQVQIQSTSSSTKHTTYALDVSDFQEVHKTVDKIQKHYGRIELLVNCAGMYIAGTMNVTVQEFEQGLRVNLLGPFAFMQAVLPIMKSQKTGYIVNIASRGGKIGFAGDGAYGAGKFGLVGLSESLYRELADDNIKLTTLCPSWTNTDMAQEAKTPFSDSEMIQPSDILETIRWLLRLVPSTCIREVIIECKKAIH
- a CDS encoding GH92 family glycosyl hydrolase, encoding MRYFLSVILSLGLVVSGTYADKQKSHEKKNAVEYVNTFIGTADANVKLKNLAYNFGGGNTYPGAVTPWGMTAISPRNTIESPNEGDFAGSPSGYISGKEFIYGFSQIHLSGVGCNEWGNILVMPTVGPMSADINVNRSKYEKEEASPGYYKVLLKDFNILTEVTATTHSTMSKYTCLKPTEEFNVVFDLFHAIRAANDGYIKIESDSEIVGWNQNGGFCGNKAQRKVYFVARFDKPAVVCNTIKDGTIIDHASEQSGARIGGILRFSMKQDESLCLKIGISFVSIENAKLNLITEQPNWDFNQVKHNARKLWENVLSRITVEDSNEDAKVMFYTALYHALIHPSICSDVNGEYIAMGSRRVKKISGKQQHQYNVYSLWDTYRNLHQLLTLVYPEVQIDMVRTMVDQAHESGFLPKWELSADETYVMVGDPACMVIADTYIKGLKDFDVQGAYRAMLKSSLQLKNNKVRPGLDQYLKLGYIPQDKMGEGIWGTVATSLEYYVADFAIAQLAKSLGKIKEFEVYGKRALGYKNFFDPKTTFLRAKNEDGTWCEPFDPDTIKGSIPGANFPCGGIGYTEGNAWQYNFFVPHDINGLIELMGREPFIKKLQACFDKPDRFVLFNEPDMAYPYLFSYVKGSEYLTQAMARKCIDYYFANNSGGLPGNDDCGTTSAWFIFSALGFYPACPASTDYRIGSPIFDKVTIQLNPDYYTGKQFVIETRNNSKSNIYIRQMKLNGKDFSCYSLDHNDIVQGGEWNVTLGDLPMK
- a CDS encoding FAD-dependent oxidoreductase, which gives rise to MKYKYLIIGGGMTAAAAVDGIREADPSGSIGLISAETDPPYKRPPLSKALWKGDSLDTIWRDTGKKTVEFHLGQVVNEIDPGQKRVICANGEVFSYEKLLLATGVRPRRLEFDDESILYFRTLTDYRNLRALAETGKRFAVIGGGFIGSEIAAALSMNGKHVTMIFPGEGIGERIFPHDLSQFLNQFYKQKGIEVFSGEKILGLQKNNNELTVKTNHQDIKVEGIVAGIGSLPNIELAQVAKIETRDGILVDEFLQTNQKDISAAGDVTFFYNPSLKKHIRVEHEDNANTMGRLAGRNMAGMAEPYHHLPFFYSDMFELGYEAVGDLDSSLETYSDWKKPYTEGVVYYLKNGQVRGVLLWNVWNQVEAARALIAELGPFKTADIKGRLK